In Malassezia vespertilionis chromosome 4, complete sequence, the DNA window CCAAGCACTTTGGCAAAAGACGTTAGTATATCTGCTGCAATTACATCCGAAAATTGGATCGTCTGCTGTATAGAAGGAGAAAGAAGCCGGCGCAGGATACGTATCGATGCCTTTTGGATCCCCCGGAATGGACCAGAGATAACCCACAGCGCAATGAGTCCACACAAAGCAATCACCTCCCAAATTTCAGCATAAAACGTGCGTGTACCATCGTGAGGGTCAAGGTTGTATCTGTACATCAACAAGCATGCAAAACACCATCCAAGATGACTTGCAGCAAATATATACAGCCCAGTAGCACCACTTTCTCGCATAGAACCTATTGAGGTTGATATATGCGCATTTATGTGAGAGGGAAGCGGCGATTGGTTTGCATGGCTCCATAGATTCATGCCCCAATACTGTAACACTTGCAGATCCACACCAAAACCGACCATGCCAACCACGACCATAAGGATCACGCGGAATATCGGCGGAAGCGACTGTGAAAACGTGATATCATATGTTTTCGAAGCTGTATCACTGTTTGGGTTAGTCAGTGCAGCCGCTGCTTTGCTCGACACGGCTTGGTTCATGTTTCGCCATGAACGACGAGTCCAAATTGTGGACTAGCTATTATTATTTTTTTCGTTCGGCCGGAAACTAATTTTCCAAATAAAATGCGAAGTTGGTATAGGTGTGCCTTACGAACGCCGATGCGGCTCGACAATGTGCGCTAACCCCGCTTCCTCTATAGTAGTAATATCATTACTTTGCCTTATACGGTCCATGGCTGCCATGTTGCCAGCCATCACAGCTTCGCGAACCGATTTTTCGAGCTCATCGTACTTGCCCACATCCTGTGCGAGAAGCTGAACCGGGTATCCGTCAGGGTCCTCGATGACCATAATTTCGCTGGCGTGAgcatgatgcgctcgcTTACTTTTTTTGCGTGCCAATATCAAGAATTTTCACGCCAAGATTCtcgaagcggcgcttcgctTGCCGAATATTGGGTACACTAATACAGATGTGATGGAACCCCTGGCATGTTAGCTGCTTCAAGTACACACATTGCTTTGCGAATTGATTTGGAAATCATCGTCATTTTCCGTACCGCTAATGTCAGCAATGCAGGCGCTGTACTTACTGCCGCTGTACAAGCTCTATTAAGGACGATGCATTCCCGAACTGGTCCTCCGACTGGTCGGCAGGTAACTGGAGCCATACTTTGCTAATATTCCTGTTTATGAGTTCCTCGAAACCTTTGCCCTACCCAAACGTAGCTTCACGCACAAGGTCCATTCCTGATATAAGCACATTACCGCCATCCACGTACCTAACACTTGCTTGTAAAATATTGTACTGCATTCAATGCTTTTTACATGTAGACATAAGGAATGAAATGAGTACCCTTGCGTCTCTCGCCTTGGGTTCGACATTCTAAGCGCAAAACCGGCAAGATCtagcgcagctgcaaaagAGTCCGCCGTACACGCCAAGTCCACTCGGCCGATGGTACCAGGCACAGCGGACACACCCGACGTTCCTAGTAAGGATTTCGCATCGGAGCAACTAATTTTGTACCCTAAAGTACAAATAAAGACATCAATGAAAAAAATGTGATATTTGCTACAATTCCGGCTGTACTTGATTAGGGATAACCATCGTCAACGGGGGCCatgtcgtcgtcgtcagTGATAAACTCCGACATAATACGGCCATGGCGATCGTAGCGACGTGGCATTTCATTTGCTATTCTcaccgcgtcgtgcggGTTCCACACACTTGAATCCGCAAAAATGGTGTCCATTTCCTCCAGACTTCTTCCTGCGGTCTCCGGGAAAATCCACCAGGATGCCGGTACCATCAAAAAGTTGATCGCTGCAAAAATTAGATAGGTATAATTGCGGATATTGGCGAACGCAATCGGTGTAATCATGACAACCATAAAGTTGAACAGCCAATTGGAAGCGGTGGAGATGCCGtttgcttgcgctcggaTAGAAAGCGGAGTGCATTCAGCAGGATACAACCAAGTCATCCCCAGCCATCCAATGGCAAAAAGCGAGTTAAAGACGAACAAAAAGACAGTCGCGGCAATGGCCGGAGAAGTATTGTTTTGATAAGCAGAATAGTCTTCTCGGTTCTTGTATTCGGGAGGTACTTGGAGTGCCTCAGGGCTTAATGTACCACAAAGAATCGCCATCGTAAAGGACATACCCAAAGCGGTCCAAATCATCAGTGGCCTTCGCCCAACCCTTTCAATCATGAAAATGGcgagcagcgacgcaagaAAGTATTCCGTACCATTACATGCAGCGAGAATACGAGACTTGATATCAGACAAGCCGATACTCTGTTCAAAAATAGTCCCGGCATAGTAGGTGATAAGATTGATACCACTGATTTGCTGAAACATTTGAATCacaaacgcaagcgcagtgcgaTGGAAATAATGGCCTTTGCCTTGTTTGAAGAGGTCGCGCAAACGAACACTGCCAGCAATATTGAGACCATCAGCAATTTCATTCACATGTGCATTCACAACGGGGTCATGGGGCGGCAATCGATCCAAAGCGGACAGGACCACACGGGCTTCCTCCTCCCTTCCGCGCAGCATGAGCCAACGCGGACTTTCCGGCAAGAAAATTGTGATAAAGGTCGGCAGCACCAAAAGGATCTGGAATGCAATGGGAAATCGCCACGATACCGACCGCGTAGAAGAATCAGCCAGATGTCCGTGCTGAGCCCAGAACAAGGCAAAGTCGACCCAGTATGAGATCATAATACCAAACGTAATAAGTGAGCCTTCAATCATAATCAGCATGCCACGACGATGTGGAGGCGAGACTTCCGATTGCCATACAGGTATCGTTGAAGTGTGCTGTCCATTTCCAATACCACTAAGGACACGCCCAGCCCAAAGAAATGCGTGGGCATTGCCGCCGTGGGCAGTAGTCTGTACAATGGCGCCAATGACCATAAAAACACTACCGATCCAAATCATCCAGCGACGACCCACAACATTTCCCCAGAAAAGCGCAGTAAGGGCGCCAAGAAAACACCCAATTTCGTAAATACCGACAGTTGCACCCGACAAGGTCGAATGTGTTTGCGTATTCATCTTGGGAAACGTCTCCAAGAAAGGCCGCAACGTCAACAAACTGCCCATAACACCCTGGTCATAGCCAAACAAAACAAAGCCGACACCCGCCGTGACACCAATGGCAACACTGAGAGGAAGCCCAGAAAGCCCCAAAAATTTGGCGTATCCTTCTGGGCCAACATACTTAGCAAGTGGGTTAGATTCCGCCTGTTTTTCATCGTAGTGGCTGCCAGCCTGATTTTCCCCCACCTCAGGCGGCGTCGCTTGTGCCCCCATTTGCGACACTTCCTTGTCGTTGAAAGGGCTTGTCATGACAGCGTGAATGAGCTGTGTGTCTAGGGCTGCAGGGGCTATATAGTTATACAGCTGCCGCAAACGTCCAATGGGTGGGTGGCGTCTGGGGCTTAATGCATTTTGTGGGTCCGTATGCACAGGGTCCACAAATTGATGCTTTGTAACAGCATTGATCAAGGGTACACTGTCTATTTGACAGATCACAAGTATATTTGCAATTATAAAAAATTATGCATTATGCTTTGGGATGTAGGTGTATTTCCTGTCAAATGAGACGCGTGGCGCCGATagcgtgcatgcgccgaaAATCATCTGGGGCGATCACGCGATGCAATCACGCGCTGCACCCGGTGTGCTATAGTACCTGTACCATTTCAAGACTCTGCTTTCGCTGGATATTTGTACGGTTATTCGAATTTTTTAATACATTAGTTTTATTTTGCAAAGTTATAATGGGAAAAACGATAGCACATGTTTTTCGCAGATTTGATGATGATTTCACTGATCTCACCAGAGTTTGCCATCCCCACGCATAGCTTAAATGATTGCTCCCACGCACACTTTTATTTGCATCATTGTCATATTTGTGCCTCACGCGCCATCGGTCATTTGCGCATACGAGCTAATAAAACGTGCACTGATACGGTGATTATGTACAATCGGGCACTCTTTGCAGACTGCCAGTATTAGTACACGTGCATAAATTTGCTTTATTGCAATTCGCGCTTGGTTCCCAGATAAGGGGCGCCACGTTGGGACAGAGTCCCAAGGCGTGTGTGGGCTTACGCCAAATCTGGTATGTGGAGAGCAAAACAATCAGATAGCtccaaaaaaaaaagtaTTTAGTTTCAACAGTAGAAAACAAAAGTATCCCATTAGTACGCATTACTGTGGTGTACGTGACCATGGGTATCATCTACAATTTCATATCGAACATCTGGACGGTACACCGTCCGGAGTTTGAAAAGGAGCAAGCTGTAGAGAATGACAAACCCATGGCTGCCTTGCCAACCAAAAATGAGATTGTTGAGTACTCCAATACCGACTTGAAGACAAACGACGAAGCCCTGCAAATTGGCGTAGCGATTGCGGAGTCTACTTATGCTGTTTCTGGATGGGATTGGTACTTTTTAATGGCTACTTTGTTCTGTGTTTACTATGTTTTCTCTATGGACAATCAGCTTATTGCAGCATCCTTTTTTTATGTTTTCACCGGAGGTGTGCACAGCCAAAGAGCATCAGACTACTCGACTGCAAGCGCTATGCAGCTGGCTATTGCAGGTGTATCGAAGCTGGTGGTTGGTAAAGTGTCAGACATTTATGGCCGTTTTGCTGCTTCGTTTATCCCTCTTTTTTTCTACTGCCTTGGGTGTCTTATTATGGCCGTCTCGCAGAATCCTAATATGCTGCTTGCGGGTGACGCCATTTACGCTGTCGGGAATGGCAGCATCAACATGATCATGTGGATTATTCTCGCTGACTTTTTGTCTTCGCGATTCCGCGCGCTCGGATACGGTATTGTATCTTTGCCTATTTTAATTACTTTTGCTACGGCACCCAAGATTCAGAACAATCTTCTTGTTTTGGAATCGGATGGCGTATCCTACAAGGATcgctggcgctggacgTACGGCATGTTTTGTATCATGATTCCCTTTGTGATGACTCCAATGATGTTTATTATGTGgaagctcgagcgcaaagcTAAGAGGTCCGGAATTATTCCTGTGCACCCGTACTTGCGAAAAGGTTTTTTCTACAGCTTGAAGCAATTTTTCCTTGATGCCGACATTATTGGAATGATTCTCATCTTGGGTGGTTTCCTCATGCTTTTGTTAGCGCTTACGCGTGGTGCTGATGCCACTGTTGGGTGGTCCACGGGCTGGATCATTGCTCTTCTTACTGTCGGTGGCGTGCTTCTTGTTGCGACGCCATTTTGGGAGGCTCTTGGTGCCCCCCGCCCATTTATGCGTCGCCGATGGCTTAATTCTGATGTGGTTCTTACCCTTCTTTTGATTTTCCTCGACTTTATGACCTTTAGTATCACCTTCCAAATGGTATTTGCCTGGGCCACGTACACGATGAAAATCGATCCTTCAAAGCAAAATTATTACACCTTCACTGACACTGCAACGCTCACCGTGTTTGGTGTTGTTATGGGCTTCCTTGTTCTGATTACGAAGCGGTACAAACCGTGGATCGTGTTTGGCGCCGCTGTTCGTCTGCTTGCAGTCGGTCTTATGATCAAATACCGTAACATTGGTACAACCTGGGTCCAAGCTGTCTGGCCGCAAGTCCTTTTGGGTATTGGCGGTGCCTGCACTGGTGAGGTCCTTTCGATTCCTGCACAAGTTACTGTGCGCCACCAAGATGTTGCTATGGTCACTGCTGCTGTGTTACTATTTGGCAGTCTTGGACAATCTATTGGAGCAGCGACTTACGCTGCGATTATGAACTCGGAATACCCTAAAAAGATTCAGGACTTGGTTCCCCATCTGACCAAGGACCAGGGACTGGTCAAGTACAACAGCCTTGCCACTATTTACCTAAATGGTGATGCAGATGCAAGCGGTGACACTTACGTACTTGCATTCAACgaggctgcggcgcaggcgttGTACTGCGCTATTGGTATTTGCGCTGTTATGTTTGTCTTAACGTTTTTCCTGCGTGACTACGTCCTCACTCGCAGCCAGAATGTCGTTAGTGACGAGCTGCCCGAGAAAAACCCCTTCCGTATGGGATCTGACAGGACGTATGAAAAGGCGATTACTAAGTTAGCGGACACTGATCATGCACCATCGCCTCCCGAATATGCTGAACCTTCTGCTCGTGTGGTAGAGGTGAATTACCCTGGAGATAATGCCGTTCACCAAGCTTGATGTGTAACTTCATAAGAAGTATGATTTTTTAACTAATAGTTTTTGCGCGTGGGTAACCAAATTGTTTTCCGCAGTACAACACGTTTTCCATGCCTGTTGCAAGGCGCTCGTGCATGCAAGATCAGTGCATAGCAATCTCCCTCCACGCAAGCCTTGCCATTTCCATGAAAATGCGCTGGCACGTATTTTCCGGTACAGTCGCGTTTTGTGATTGTGGACGGATCACTTCTGGGATGCCTGCGTCGCCACCCTGGCTAACGTACATTTCCAGCGGCAATTTCCCCAGCACTGGCACTTGTAAGTGATGTGTCAATTGGTCAAAAGCATCGGAAGGGCCGAACAATGGGTATGTGGCACCCGTATCAGGCGCAATAAAATGGGCCATGTTCAAAACCAGTCCCAAAATCTTTGGTAAGTAGCGAATAAAAGCACGTACTGGAACATGGACCTTGTTAAACATGGTGATGCccttgcgcgcatcagTCAGCGCTAcatgctgcggcgtgctcaCCACAACGGCGCCGTCTACTTTCACAAGCTGACTGAGACTCAGCGCAACGTCGCCTGTCCCCGGCGGCATATCGATGACCAATACatcaagcggcgcaagcccTGCAGTCGATGGATCCGTCTCCGGTGATACACCTGCCCGCCAGTCCACGTCAAATAGGAGCTGTTGGACTGCCTTCATCACCATAAGGCCACGCCATACAACAGGCGTGTCCGCGTTGGAGCCAGACGAGGAGGGCGGCAAGAGAAAACCCATCGACATGCATGGTATAGAATAATTTGTCATGGGTATCAATGCGCCTTCTGTATGTAAGTACAAAGTGGGTACGTGCGCTTGGTTAGTTCAGGCTCTCCCATATCTTCCAAGTGCATTAGTTTAGGCGCACTCGGGCCAAAAATGTCCAAGTCAAGCAGTCCCACCCGCGCAGTACGTCCAATGGCATCGGATGAAGTTGCGCGAAGCCCAAGAGCCAGATTTACAGCAACTGTACTTTTTCCTACACCACCCTTTCCACTAGACACAGCAATAATCTTCTTTACATTCGGAATAGGGCGCTTTCCttgcgctccgccgcgacgaggcATGCTCGGCGGTGCTCGCTCATTGTTGCGAGGCAGACCCTGGTATCAATTAAACCAAAAAATACGTACTAGCGGGTTTtcatgtgctgcgcataCGCTGCTTGAGAACGTACGTAcagcgcgcattggcggcgcaaaacaAGCGGCCGGAATTCGCAGTATCACCATCGTCCAAGGGAGTGATTCCTCCACAATGCACAGGGAATTTTGTCCATCCTCCACAAGTTGCGCGCCGGACCTTGAGCGATGCCACCGTGGCTAGCGTTCCTGTGTAATCTCCTGGCACTGGTAGCTTTGGGATGGTTTATCGCGGTATGGGCATTGTGTCTGCTTGGATGGCAGGTTGCATACAAACTTTTTGCGAACCCATATCCCCGCTCTCCGCTCTCCTCGGCGCAAACGGAGGAAcccgcgccgagcgtaTCAATTCTACGACCGCTTGCTGGCCTCGATTGTAATCTGTACACCAACTTGTGCTCATCTTTTGAGCAACACTACCCAGTCGACCTATTCGAGGTCATTCTCGGCGTCAGGTCCGAGCATGACCAGGCGCTCAGTGTCGCACGCCAGGTGGTCGCACAATATCCACACATTCACAGCCACATTGTCGTGGGCGACGTAGAGGCAGGCGTCAACCCCAAAATCAATAACCTGGTTCGCCCGTACGCTCTGGCGAAACATGATCTTGTTTGGGTGGTAGATAGCCAAGTCTGGCTTTCTCCGCACGCCTTGGGGCGTGCCGTCGACGCACTACTTGCGAAACCACCGGTACCCAAACCGCAATGCATTTATCGCACACCGCATGGGAGTCGCACCGGTCTAGTCCATCATGTGCCGCTCGGTGTGCTACCGGCAAATACGTGGGGTTCGCACATTGAGCGTGCATTCCTCAGTACGTCCCACGCAAAGATGTATTTGGCAATCAATGCCGTTGGCATCGACAGTTGCGTCATGGGAAAGAGCAACATGTATCGAAAGAGCGACTTGGATCGTGTGCCGGACGCTTTTTTTGCGTACAATGCCGATTCGGCGTCTGACGAGCAACACATGATTGGGAGCCGCGCGTTTGATGGAGAGCAAGACGCGGACGATCCGTTTGTGTTAGAAATGACGACTAAAAAAGAGGAAAACGATGTTGTGCGCACGAAATCGCGTGCattggcgcgctttggcatTTACCTAGCCGAAGACAACATGCTTGCACTGAGTTTATGGCGTAAGCCTTTGGAGCTTGGGCACCGCATTGCGCCGGGCGACGTAGCGCACGTCGCTGTGGGCGATATTCAAACCGTCATGGAGtatgcaaagcgccgcatgcggTGGATTCGTGTGCGTCGGCACATGGTGCCCGAAGCTACGTACTTGGAGCCGTTCACGGAGAGCTTGGTCGCTGGCCTCTGCGGCTGGTTTGGCATCTACTCATGGTTACTCCATCCCATCATTGGGCCGTTGCATGGCGGTCTGCACTGTGGCGCTTTTTTTGCATTTTATCTTGCAAATCTAGCGGCGTGGTACTGGATTGATCTTGGCGTGCTTTCCTCGCTTCGCTGTGGGGCGCCATTACCCGATGCGGAGCGCAAGTACTTTCTCGGCGCTTGGTGTATGCGCGAATTGCTCGCATTTCCTATTTGGGCATGGGCGATGCTTGGATCCACCGTAACATGGCGCGGAAAGCGATACAGAATCTTGAcgaatgcacgcgccgcgcatgtaCCATCGGATGTGCACACGGAGTATGGAATAGACGACTAGCTGTAGATACCTTACAAACCCAATGCTGCATCCGCTTGGtctttccagcgccgctgaaGCGGAATCATTTCGCGAAATACCCTGTACTTGGCCGCGAGCAGTTGTCGTGTTTTGCCGTCCGCTGCAGAGGGAAAAATGGATTTGCCGGGCTGGGTCATGTTTTGCATAATGCTCCACAAGCGGTGTGCGTATTCCGGTCCAACCTGATCCGCTTTTGCTTGGTCCGCAATGACTGGCCTCGTGGCACGGCCATCTTGTGCATCGGGATCCAATTCCTGCGTCATGTTCGCGGCAAGACGTGCGAGAAAAGCCATGCCGGTCACGACGCTGACAGACGCCTCTTTCGGGAGCTGTACACGCATATTGCACGCGTCCGAAACAAGTTGTGCAAACAAAAGGTTGCGCGCCTGGCCTCCGCCAGACAGATAAATCGAATCGATCTTGTGGCCTGACGCATTCATCTCTTCTACAATGTGGCGCGTTTGCAGTGCAATTGCCTCCAACGTGAGGATGTATCGCCGCGCCAAATCCGCGCGAGATCGGTCCAAAGATAAGCCACAGAGCATACCGCGGAGCGACGTATCGGCAAGGGGCGAGCGGTTTCCGTAAAAATCAGGGTACATGTACATGTGCTTTACCAGCAAGATATACGAAGAAGGCGCATATACGGCAAttcctgcggcgcgcatctgcTCCTCAAGCGATActtccagcagcgcaaacaCAGACACCGACTTGGCTGCGGCTTCTTCTCGGAGTGCAGGGAACGCAGGGTGCGTCTCAAGAACAAAGTCGATGAGCTGACCTGTCGAGCTCTGTCCGCCTTCGTTCATCCACATGCCGGGGAACACGGCATTTTTGTACGGCCCCCAAACACCCCCCACATGAATCCCCTCGTCATTCGCAACACAGTAACACGTACTTGTGCCTGCAATCGCAACAAGACGTGTATTTGCGTCACGCAAAGTCGCGTTTTGCAATACAACATCCTCGTCTCTTGCAGCAACCGTGCCGACCCAGCCAGCATACGCGTCAATGAGTGACGAAGATACAGGCGTATGCGGAAGCAATCGCAATTCTCGTGCTGCACGCTCACACAGACCTGCTCCCACAGGCATACCCGCCGTCAGCACCAGCCCATTCTTGCCCGGGacgccgccaagcgcatCAAAAGTCTGAGAAGGGCCCTCGAGAACGCCGAGGCCAATCTCGCGCAAAAAATCCGGCTGCCAGCCGAGCGTGtttcctgcagcgccctGCGGTATGAAACCATACTTGCACACAAGACTGCAATTGGAACGTGCGGGAGATCCCGTCGCATAATAGCTCAAGTAGTCGGGCAAGTCAAAAAAggtgcactgcgcaaatGTGGCGGGGTCCATGTGCTTTTGCAGCCAAAGTGTTTTGGGCGTCTCCATCTCCAAAGACATCGTGCCGCCTACATAGTCCAGCACCTTGTGGCCCGTACGGTTAATCAAATCTGCCTCCTCATGTGCGCGGTGATCCGCCCATAAAATCACGTTGCGTGCAGATGCATCCACTCCTTTTGCCGCATGCGGCGGCGTTACACTGACAGGGACATTGTCTTTTGTCGTGACAACAAGGCTACATGTGGCATCAAATCCAATGCCGTGCACAGATGCAGCGTCCACCTTGGCCGTATCCAGCACTTGATGCACGCAAGCTGTGATTGCGTCCCAGATTTGTACACTGGACTGCTCGTGTAAACGCGAATCGCTCTCGTACGTCCACGTCACCAAAGGACGCGAAGCCTGCGCTTCAATGCGCCCATCCTCACCCAAGAGAGCTACACGTGCCGATCCTGTGCCACTGCACGTTAGTACCTCTTTGCACATACACGTCTATGCCTAGGTAGTATGCGGACATGGGAAGGCGCTCATGGCTCGTGCATCAAACAAGGCAAAGGCACGTGATACACAAGTTGGATTATTGCCGTGCAGAGTCGTGTGCGTCCTTTACTGCAATGTCGTCTACAGAAGGAGAGACTATTACTTGCAAGGCTGCCGTCGCTTGGGGCCCTGGGGAGCCGCTCAAGCTAGAAGATGTGCGTGTTTCTCCACCTCGTGCAGGAGAGGTACGTGTGCACATCATGTTCAACGGTCTTTGCCACACGGTATGTTTTCGCTCGCTGCCCTGCTAACCCATAGGACGTGTACACGCTCTCCGGCAAGGATCCCGAAGGTCTTTTCCCGTCTATTCTAGGACATGAGGGTGCAGGCGTTGTTGAATCGATTGGCGAGGGCGTCACGAACGTCAAGGTCGGCGACCACGTCGTGCTCCTCTACACTGCCGAGTGCGGCAAGTGCAAGTTTTGTCTTTCGGGCAAGACCAATTTGTGCCAGGCAGTGCGTGCGACGCAAGGCAAGGGTGTGATGCCCGACAACACGCGGCGTTTTGAATCTGTGCGCACGAACGAGCCGCTGTACCACTTTATGGGCACCTCGTCGCTGTCCCAATACACGGTCGTGTCGCAGTACTCGCTTGTCACTGTGAATCCCAAGGCACCGATGAACCGCACGTGTTTGCTTGGATGTGGTGTCACTACTGGATATGGCGCTGCGGTGTACACGGCCAAGGTCGAGCCCAAATCGACTGTCGCTGTGTTTggctgcggctgcgtcGGCCTTGCGGTGATACGTGGCGCCAAGGAGCGTGAAGCGGCGAAGATCATTGCTGTTGATACAAATGACGAAAAGAAATCGTGGGCGACCAAGTTTGGTGCGACTGATTTTGTCAACCCCAGCAGCCTGTCCACCAACGACGGCAGCAATGCTGTCGTTGATAAGCTTGTCGAAATGACCGACGGCGGTCTTGACTACACGTTCGACTGCACGGGAAATGTGCATGTTatgcgcactgcgctggAGGCATGCCACAAGGGCTGGGGTGTCTCAACTGTGATTGGTGTAGCTGCTGCGGGCCAGGAGATTGCTACGCGTCCTTTCCAACTGGTCACTGGGCGCAAGTGGCAGGGATCGGCATTTGGCGGTGTCAAGGGCCGTACGCAGCTGCCTGGCATTGTCGATCGCTACATGCAAGGCACGTTTCCATTGGATGACTACATCACGCAAACCGTGTCGCTTGAGGACGTGAACAAGGGCCTGGAATACATGAAAGACGGCCAGTGCATCCGCTGCATTGTGGACATGACCAAGTAGGTATATACGGTCATCTAAGCTGGGTATATGAATACAAGTGGCATCTATGGGTATTAGAGATCTAACTATACGCAGGTGGGGCTTCTTCTGGCACATTCGGCTTTGCTTGAGGCATACCACGACGCGCctcgctcgacgaggcagCTACGTCGCTGAGCGAGCTTGGCGCCATATGCGTCGATGTagcgcttgtgcggcgccaaggATGGTCGA includes these proteins:
- a CDS encoding uncharacterized protein (COG:Q; EggNog:ENOG503NVMR; BUSCO:EOG09262PIH) — translated: MSSTEGETITCKAAVAWGPGEPLKLEDVRVSPPRAGEDVYTLSGKDPEGLFPSILGHEGAGVVESIGEGVTNVKVGDHVVLLYTAECGKCKFCLSGKTNLCQAVRATQGKGVMPDNTRRFESVRTNEPLYHFMGTSSLSQYTVVSQYSLVTVNPKAPMNRTCLLGCGVTTGYGAAVYTAKVEPKSTVAVFGCGCVGLAVIRGAKEREAAKIIAVDTNDEKKSWATKFGATDFVNPSSLSTNDGSNAVVDKLVEMTDGGLDYTFDCTGNVHVMRTALEACHKGWGVSTVIGVAAAGQEIATRPFQLVTGRKWQGSAFGGVKGRTQLPGIVDRYMQGTFPLDDYITQTVSLEDVNKGLEYMKDGQCIRCIVDMTK